aaatcctcatccgcttgcgttgtcgcttaaaaacctttggacgaacactttcttgagttccggtttgattgccctgcgcgcgcgcgcacacacactgcatacatacacgcacacacacactgcatacatacatacacacacacacacacacacactgcatacatacacacacacacggcatacatacatacacacacacacacacacacactgcatacacacacacacacacacacactgcatacatacacacacacacacacacacacattgcatacatacatacacacacacacacactgcatacacacacacacacactgcatacacactcacacacatactcacacggacatacacactctcatacacggacatacacactctcacacacggacatacactcacacacaccctgcatacatacatacatacatacacacacacacacacacacacactgcatacatacacacacacacacactgcatacatacacacacacacacacacacatggcatacatacacacacacacacactggtcAGATGCACACACTGCactcacacggacatacacactctcacacattgacatacactcacacacaccctgcatacatacatacactgcatacataATCAAATTGTACAACTTAAGTTGGTTCAAACTTacacacaatacacacacacactacacaaacacacacacacacacacaatacacacacacacacacacacacacacggccacaatacacaaacacacacacacacacacaatacacacacactacacaaacacacacacacacacaatacacacacacactacacaaacacacacacacacacaatacacacacacacacacacacggacacaatacacaaacacacacacccacacacacaatacacacacacacacacacacacacacacatattacatacacacacacacacacacacacatattacacttacacacacaaagattacacacacacacacagagattacagagagagagagattacatacatacacacacacacacacacagattacacagagagagagagattacatacacacagattacacacacacacagagtatacacacacatattacagattacacacacacagattacacacacacacacacacagatgcaCACACACAGATTACACACCCAAATTTTTACTTGGATGCTCTACCAGGCCAAATCAGTCTTTCAATCTCAGCCGTTTAAGAAAATGCATTGGTTCCCAGATTGGACCACATCATCTACCAATCTTCTTccccacaaaaacaaaaataactcaaataaagaaaaaaacccaTTTAACAGAAAACCAGCGGCGGCGCCTGGGGTGCTTACGACGGCCGCCAGCAAAGTAGTGAATGTTGCagcaaattaaagaaaaaaaaacatttgaccAAAAACCAGTGCAATCGGCTACCATGCATGCCTCTTCGAGTCCAAAACATTCAACAATCAGCTTAATTGACTTCATAACTATCAAAAAATTCGAATTGACccataaaaaaaatccaaaaataaaaaatccccaaaatagacGAGGATCACAGCCCAAAAACCTGAATTtctcaaaaacccagaaacaaaaaagCTGGAAGAAGGCGGCATTACCTCAACTTGGGCACCAACGAGAAGCTTTCGTcgatgagggtgaggaggacgaCGACGAGGAAGCAGGGCAAGATCGACGACGAGCGACGAGCAAGACGAGGGACGATGGGGATCCTCGCAGAGATGAGGACGAGCAGGACGTTGGGGATCCTCGCGGTTTTCTCTCCGTGCTTACGAGTCCGCCCAAAATTGGGGTTCTTCGTTAAGAACTCGTAAGGAGGCGTGTAATCCGAGCGAGTCCCACCTAAGCCCATTAAAGCTAATCCGGTTGCACACCAAACACAAgactatagtctagtccagtccaagccttgctaatcctgtcaaacaaacgtgccctAAAGGGTTCACTGTGTTTCGCTATTGATATTTCCTAAAGTGGAGAATACTTGCAAAAGTGAAGTGATCACTCACCCTATTCTTCTTTGTCGAGTACGATAATcgatacttaattaataatttaattatcaacaatatcatttggtttaaaattttggtctctaGCATTAAccaatttttaaatcaaatttgcaaactaaatgatgtaccACCAATAGGAAGtaagcacattaatcaacacttaagtaataattcaatcatcaacaaccacatctttgatttacaaaatttagtttgaAAATTTAATCTTATTTTCTAGACGTCACTCATCACAAGATAACAATAGCATGCAACGGGAGCAACTTCTTACAAATAGTACATCTGCATGTATATATTATCATGACCTGCACCTTGGTGCCTTAATTCGAAATTTCTCCCTCATTATTATTAAATGGAGATCCGGTGCTAAATGTCGGAGGAACCATTACTGAAGAGAAAACCTTGAACCTCTTACTCCTTGAACCCTCCTCACTATCATCACCAAGGCTAATCCGACCTATCTGATTATCTGGACTATCCATCCACCCCATAATTTGGTCCATGATACTCCCTTCCCCAATTTCAGATCCTTCAGAATCCACCCCTACTTGCTGGAACCCGTGGGCCCACTCGGCGCTGCAGTCTGAAATACTAGAGTTCTCCCAAGAGGAAGGCTCAGTACTAGTACTACTCTCTCCATTATTATGGGGCACTATTATGCTAGGCTGCACCACTTTCTCTATATTCTTCATATCAGTTAAAGGGTTTACTGTGTTTTGATATTGGTATTTCCTAAAGTGGAAAATACTTGCAAAAGTGAAGTGATCACTCACCCTACTTTTTGAGGACTTGTTATGATCACTACTCCTAGCCATGATACTTTGGAGGTTCTTGCTTAACTTGGCCTTGAAGGAAGAGAAGCTAAGCCCTGCACCGGCATGACGACCATCAGACCCCGACACAAAGCCCCCGCTGGAAGCACAAGAAACCAATGGGCTTGAGTTAGGGTTTGTGGCTGGCCCGGGGGGTGCAAAGTTTGTGCGAGCGTTTTCGCCACGCAACGCTCTAGCAGCTTCATCATAAGCTCTTGCTGCTTCTTCAGGTGTGTCATAAGTGCCTAGCCATAGCCTCACACGTTGGGATGAGTCCTTGATCTCTGCTACCCATCTTCCAGATGGCCTTTGCCTAACCCCAACAAACCTCCGGAGTGCAGTTTTAGTGTTTGATGGTGATTTCGTCAGCATGTTTTTGTTATTGGTGGTGGTGCTTGTGGCAATAGTGGTTTTTGTGAGTACTTCAGGTTCCGCCATTCACAATACAATTATTGTATCTAGGGTTTCTAGCTTGGAGCTAGGGTGTTTGGTACTTGAGCTTTGTTcaagggcttttttttttccttttcttgctGAACATGTGAAAAACACATGGAGTTGAATTGTAATCATTTggccctatatatatatggttgCTCCAAGaattgattattattattttacaatataaatatataccCATCTCTATTATTTGTTTGTCTTGGCCTTCATCTCCTACACAATATTTTATTCTTAACCGTGTGCATGatttacttcaaagttggcttaGCTTGGCTTAAGAAGTGTGACATCGGCTGGCTAGCTGATAAGGACTCCATCAATCTTAACCCTAGCCTTAATGATGAATACAAATTTGTGTTGCTTTTGACAAGTCTCGATTTTCCATTTGTGTGTTTATGCTTAAAACAGTTTTAATCGTACGTTGTAATTATAGAATATTGTCATAAATCATGTTTCATAAAGATGTGGTATATCGAATTTACATGTTAAAATAGAGTGTGATTTTAGATAATATAAGAGTATTGTGCATTTATTTGAGTGATCTTCATATATACATCAAAATATATAACATGTGATGTACTAGATATATTGTATAATTTGGTGGTATGTATAAGAAATTATTGATGCAATAGAACATCTTTATTGCTACGTCTAAATGAAAATGGGGTTTTAACAATATCTTACCAGAGTTGCTAGATTTTCTTGGACTTCTTCACATGTTCTTACAACTTTACAACTTGATGTAGGGGAACCCCCGTTTGGCTCCCAAAAAATTTCTTTGGATTCCCATTTCTCTATCCGGAGGTGCAAAGGAGAGCTAAAACCAATTACTTTAGCACGTACGCCAAATGAAGTTTATCGCATTGGAGATGCAGTATGAGTTATCAATTAGCCAACAATAATCTTTGACAATCTGGCTTAATCAGAGCTGAGCAGAGCTTGATTGACTCTGAAAAATCAAATAGTACGTAGAGTATCGGACAGAAGAAAAGGCAGTCCGAGCTTGTCATTTTGCAAATGAAGAATGGATATGGGACGTCGGATTGGAATTTTATAAATCCGGCTGCTTAATCAGTTTAAAAGCTTTATATATATTGGATGATTAGTGATGACGCAAAGGGTAACCCTCGGATTTTAGTATTTGGAGACTTGATCAGACAATGATTGTGGGCTCCACGATTTCCAAACTTTGTCCTTTCTGCTGTTTGTATTTTCCTGGCTAAAATGCCCTTCGTATATGACCTATTTATCCCTTTGCTTTGGGACCATTAACGATTTGTTTTGCAGTGATTAGTGGGTTAATTAAACCTAATTCTTGTCTTAATCATGAATCCGTGGCCCTTGGATAGTTGGGATTACGACCATACTCGCTTAAGTGCGGCCAAAGATTCCTATTATCTCATTCCTCATTAGAGTGAAGTTGTGAACTTGTCTACTAGCTTACCAAATTCCATCTTTTTATTCTCTTCTTTTCCTATTGCAACATGCAAGAATGGCATGTGGCACTGATGTGAAATATTCTCACACACATTAAACTCtattaagatagttgtagtataTGAAAGTAGGGATCATTTTAGGCCGgtgattaactagggctgctaatctacacaaatatgactcaaaaaacacaaaactagacttaaaaacacttaactagactcaaagaactcaaaacaaactaaaaagactcaaaacaacacaaaacaatcaaatagactcaaactagacactagaggGTGAAttagacgaaaattgattttaacttgactcaaaacacttaaaaacacaaattggacaaattctaactaacttgacacaacaaaataaaggggattgggtttttgacgaatttaaagtaaagacaattaaattaaaaacttaGACAAATTAGACACAAATTTGGGGGAAATATGGGTGAtttggctagctagagggttcttctctacacatgacacacttgcatacaaaatgatttccagttgcttttccaataaaccatgaacctcaatgccccagattaaTCGTGAAAAGCattaattaaccctcagattttccttaagtcattgaattggatggacaacgcatcggcaaccaaattattcttcaatagtttCCTACATGacagcataatagagatacaatcaaagatcattagctttgtgaaaatcataagcattgacaaaacatttgtaactacgaacagcatgatactcctaccaGGAATTCACTTACCGCGACCGTGACTaacaacctccactacttataaatataagttcataacgattaggtgaaactcccttatattttagcatcaaatccctgcatgcaaactaagtgtgcacccttaatcaacaaacaacaataagttcttaatcaaacagttaagtaaattgcattcacgattcatgaaatcacaactggaagtaatcaattcatattgcaaatatgttcatggctttgaatttccccctagctaaaacgagtttagctccttatgttcgcaattaaacaaagacaattaaatttaaacattaaaacaatggatagaatacacctagaaatgctccaacaatccaacatcttgaatggcaagcacggctcCAAGGGtcttctctcctttctccttgcAAATTTGCGGCACAATGGGATGAATGTGTCTATGGCACGAATTTGTAGTGAATGGTGGTAGTGGGTGGTGATCTGAATGAATGCTGCAGCAattatatttatagggagaaaaGGCACGGCCTAGGTAGCATTGGAAAaggattggcactccaaaacccaagtggaatgggttaaaacaatcagaaaccaAGGGAAATTAGGATGACACATCAAAAACCATCAGGAACAAGGATATAAGGTGCGGCACAACTAGGAAAAGGGGTTTTAGAAGGGGTTAGGGCGCCACTTTTGTAAGGAGaggagataaggcttctagaatctgaaatatgtattttaaatgcataattatcccttaTAAATGGCTGGAAGTAAGGCACAAACTGAtttagataagataagattggataatgctagattaggaaatgataagataagataaggttagttgggataagataaggttggataaggttttggataatgactctttcttttgagctgattccttatcttctttgtcttggatttattttcttcatcttttcaacaCATTCCTAgtctcttgaacttcaaatttgtccatccatcttgctccactcataagctatccatttgatgcccaaaactgcctcaaaatgctccaaattgcactttcttaccaactttgttatttggacctacaaacacacgaaaatagcttaaaacactataataaacacaaactaactatgaaaatgcaagaaaacaagctaactaagtcgcataaatatactCCTATAAGGTACATGCCAAATTGGCAAAAGAATCCAGGGCATGAAGATGGTTTTGATTGGGAGGCTTAAATTGTGGTAGGTATGAAGGCCTTTGATTGTGTTTAACCGAACATGTTTCCTTTGAGGTTAACTGGGCTGGAAGACCAAGGAGCATTAGAGTACTAATTAATGAGCTAATTATTGGTTGTCTCTTAACTAAAGTTGTGTAGCAGATTGCATCATTCACAATTTTGCATGTCGATGTTATCAGACTGTAAGCAATGGAGTTTAGTTAATCTTCAACTTGACTGCTCTTGCTTCTAACTCTGTGCGTACCACACAACAATTTTCATTGtatttgacaaaatgacaaccACACCATTGGAAAATTTGGCTGCTAACTGAAGTTACCAAGGGGATAAAGACATGCATGTACGTACTCTGCCAATTTAGGGATAATGGCATCAGGATGAGTACTAGTGAGCGTGATGTATATGATAGTAGTAATATCGAACAAACACTGCATGTGATGGgtcaatattttattatatattttaccctattcttagtattaatttattgattattttggtagaattttgataatttgctttatattttcaacataggacattcgacttcctctggagcaaaacgtgaccaaacggatgaattttggagtgattcaaattggaggacgttcatgTGTTCCTTATCTTGTTCGTGTCAAAATATCAGAAATTtctaccaagcggttattttctagAGATTAAATGAAGGAGCAATGCGCATTGCTGGAAACGTTTCTGGGTCTAAACAGCTtttttgggccagttttggagctgatttgggtccaaaacgtggctgtgcagatttttgggtgaatttaccaagttaatttaggattatgtttcctattttatttcaatttattaggtttccgagttttattctaagaccttttagggttttattttgtattagtataaataagataTTTAGCCATTATGTTAAAAGGGGAGAACAGACGCAACATTGGAGAGGGGAGAGAACGCAATATTTTGGCTTTAGAGAGCtttggattcaagtttattttcaaggtgttttctatccatgtttttaataatattttgttttatgattgctAGTAACTAGTTTTGTTTGCTAGGGcgaggccacgagccttagcaagaatatgtagtttcttttcaatttacttatgatattatgcttgcaagttttgaattattaatcactgtgttTTAAACcatctaattgtcttgatgattggccaccattaggatatttagaaaagtaatttgatgcaattttggcgaAGAGCTGTCCCTGAAATtggcgctggcttcttgtgattgatatgtgtaacttcttaggatggacgacacgttttaagggttatatggtttttgaaaaggttttcacaaaacttaatgagtcttgcatgttcacattcgatGTGGACGCCAcgaacgggttgcatgttagatattgataggagcatatttatgcgacttagtgagcttgttcttgtacatttacgttgtgttttcttagttaagttagtcttttaagccactttcatgtgttttcaggttttaagggcaaagtatgcaaagaagtgtattttggagccttttggagcaaaattgagcttggaatgaatggcaTGTGTTTGGAGCAAAAACAATGAACGAAATTGAAGAGTTAAAGATatgaggagtcctaattgaagaaggattcctaatcaacgaaggagtcctaattgaagaaggattcctagtcaaagaaagagtcctaattgaagatggatttctagaagaatgaggattcctactcaaacaaggtttcctacttgaagtaggaaagttaagcctaaagtttcctattttgcgttgatctttcctaaacctaaatggccttAAGTTCCAGTAACTTTGAAGGTTCCTAAGCATTGGAAGACACAAAACAAGGGTTCTAGAACACCTaggaccctttgccgcacctattcccttctagaaacccttttccttgccttgtaaggctttctagaagccataTCCATATCTGCCGCACTTCTTATACCTTTTCCCCTTTGGATTTTGATTGTTTGGGCCCTAATCCTTATTTTCTGCTAAGTCCAAGTCCTAACCtgatttccctagggttttatgtgcctatatatactcatatttcATTCTTTGCCACaccaccacctcccatattcacaattcacgccagaaatcattcTCCCATCTCTGCCGCAGCCATCCCTCACCATTCTCCATAATTTATGACCTAAaacaccctttgccgcaccatacacctatcctagcCTTAACCCCATGcttctacaccattcataatCCCCACAACCTGATCCtaaaccttgtgccgcaacaaagaggaAGGAGGGAAGTTCGTAGACGTACTTGCTGTTCAGTTTGGATCGCTGGAatgtctaggtgttttctttcttttgttttcaatgtctaaatttgtttatctttgctttgtgagtatgaggaactaaaccccttttagctaggggggaattcgaaaccatgttcaagcttgcaatatgatttgattactttcagttgtgattcataagttgtgaattcaatttacttatccgtttgaattaaaactaatttgtgtgtgttggttgagagtgcacgcttaattttcatgcataaatataatgcTAGgatatgagggagtttcacctaatcgttatgaacttatattcacaagtagtgaaggttgttaatcacaatcgcgttaagtaaatttttggcataagtttcatgcaattcatagttacaagtgcttcgtcaatgcttatgattttcatagaacttaatgattcttgcttgtatctctattatgcaattcatgtagggaacttgtggggaatgctttgggttgttgtatgcaatcatccaattcaatgaaattaggaaaatctgagggttaattagtgcaattcacggttaatctggggcgttgagaattgatggtttattgaaaagcaactagaAATCgctttgtttgcaagtgtgtcatgtgtggagaagaacctcctagctaacctatcatccatagttttacccaaattcgtgtagatttcattagttctttaatttgcttgttttgttttcaaattcgtcaaaaccaaaccccccttttactttagagtgtctaattagttagaatatgttttagattgtgtttttaagtgtcttgagtcaaaggaaaaccaaaattcatccaaaattgtgtttagagtccaaatctgcccagtttatgtttttaggcagatttgagcgtttttagcttgttttgagtcttttgagtttgttttgagttctttgagtctagtttagtgtttttaactttgtttatatgtttttaagtcaggctagaggttattagcaagccctcctaatccccggtccagaacgatctctacctacattctttactacaattgagacaagagggtttaatttgtgtgcttatataattcgcatcaaattttaggtgccgttgccggggattagcaactttgctaatcccccgttgtttctttttgtttctttttcatgtcttttgtgttagttactgactttgtttgttttcttgttttaggtactagtttatgactcggagttttCATCcggttcgtgagcatatcttggactttgacgacgattttgagaagactttgagaaggaataggAATTAGCAAGATCATAACCCACTTATTCCTGAACCTTAGTTTGAAGAACATccacttgaagaagaagaagagcccACGACACAGGTTGTAGAGGAAGATCCCAACATGGCAGCGgataatcgaacaatcaaggagctttccgctttggaattggacaatgccgctcccctatgcatccaataccccatggctgcccaagggaAGACGGATGAGTTcaaattgaaatcaagtttgttgcatcacattccgaagttccatgggctgtctATGGAGGAccctaacaagcacttgaaggaatttgaagtggtttgttcgagcatgacccctgtcaATGTTGATGGTagcatcttgaagatgaaggcttttccattctctataatggacaaagctaaagattggttgtatgaacttGTACCTGGGACTGTTACATCTTGGGAAAGTATGAAacgagcgttcttggagaaatttttccctacttcaagagtcattctcttgaggaaacaGATTAGTGGtatccaacaaaatcaaggtgaatcatttccaacttattatgaatgttttaaaactcttgttgcttcatgtccacaacaccaaatgAAAGAAGAGTTGCTACTTCAATACTTCTATGAAGGctttctaccaattgaacgtcaaatgctataTGCCTtggcgggaggagctttggtggacaaaacacctatGGTAGCCAAGTGGACAAAACACCTATGGCAGCCAAGACACTAATCGTAAATCGTGcattgaatgcacaacaatacgaaggcatTAGGCAAAGGGACACCCCACGGCAGCaggtgaatgaggtaagttccacatccgatattcaatttcaattagctaatcttacttccattgtgtcttggatggccgaaggaatgaagattcaaggaccaATGATGTGTGGAGTGTGTTCTATCCAAAgacatgcctctgaaaagtgccctcaactaattgagaatggtggatgggaaagcgctaATGCGATTGGATTTCAAGGATAAAATCAGCCAAGAAACGATCCATATTCCAATACATATAATCCCGGTTAGAGAGActatccaaatttcaagtggagggagcctcaacaaacccaacaacaatgaggctttaggcagcaacccCCGGGCTTTTATACTAAGCCATACGCACCTACTCAAGCCCTACAACAATCTGCCTAAAACACTTCAGGTAATTCTTTGGATAATGacacacttcttaagttactcaccactttgtctcaggggcaagaaaatcaagccaaagcaatgcaaaatcaagacaaaagggtggaccaaatggagaagcaaattgggtagattgcggagtttgtaggacaattcagagagcaaggtaagttgcctagttcaactgttgtcaacccgaagggaggattcgaatctgccaaagccatgAGTTTGTGgagtggaaaacaagttggatctgatccccaACCTTCCAGATCACATTCCAAcgaggttgaagagttgataatgGAAGAGGAGGAGCAAGGCATACCCACTGCAAGGGGAGAACCACCCTTGTCGCAGCCACCCAAACACtccaattcggccaacaagggtaaggaagttccaattttggTTAATCTAACGTtattcctccaaatgtaccttttcctcgtaggtttatgcaatcaaagaaggaggagcctgaaaaggacattttggagacgtttagaaaagttcaagtcaatataccacttttggatgcaattaacCAAGTTCCGAGatatgctaagtttttaaaagaactctgcaccactaggaagagaatttcgaCCAAGGAGGTTGTAAAGGTAGGTGaaaatgtctccgccatcttgcaatgCAAACtgcccctaaatgcaaagatccgggtagttttacaattccttgtgtcattggtaatactcggtttgaatctgccatgttagatttaggtgcatctataaatgtcatgccatattgaatttatgcatctatgaacttaggagagttgaaaaatgatggtgtgattattcaattggccgatcaatctaatgcctatccaaagggagttttggaagtggtgcaggtcaatcacttaatctttccgACGGATTTTTATATgcttgaaatggatgaatcggaccattccccttcattgcccatcctcttgggaagaccattcatgaaaactgccCGAACTAAaattgatgtgtttaatggaactttgacgatggaatttgatggggaagttattaatttcaatctttctgattctatgaAGTATCCTAGTGAGAATCAttcatgtttttctattgatgtaatTGATTCTTTGGCGCATGACCATTTTGACAAATTGAAtgacgatgcacttgaattggtcattgcaTAAGGAAtggacattcaaaacattgaagCAGCAACCATGCACACCCACGACATGCATGATCTTTCCCTTGCTGTGACCCCTAATGAGGATGTCATTaagatggtggctgcccttgaatcattgccacCACAATCTGGTAAGTTTTTTGACCCAATTTCAAATTCAGTTTCAGCTAATAAGTTACTTCCCtcagttgtgcagccacctacacttgaacttaagccattgcTAAGCCATTTAAAGTACGTTGTCTTGGGAGATGATGAGATGTTGCTCGTCATCATCTCAAGCACAGTCACGACACAAGAGGAGaacaagttggtgagggtgctaAAGGAGTACAAAACGACACTTGGGTGGACTTTGGCTGACATAAAAGGAATCAGTCCCACCACTTGCACGCATTgcatacttttggaggaggggtctaaaacatctcgagaggctcaacgctgactcaaccctccaatgatggaagttgtgaagaaggaaataatcaagcttttagattgtggagtgatctatcctatttccgatagtcgttgggtttcgcccgttcaatgtgttccaaagaaatccg
The nucleotide sequence above comes from Malus sylvestris chromosome 16, drMalSylv7.2, whole genome shotgun sequence. Encoded proteins:
- the LOC126609258 gene encoding ethylene-responsive transcription factor ERF027-like, yielding MAEPEVLTKTTIATSTTTNNKNMLTKSPSNTKTALRRFVGVRQRPSGRWVAEIKDSSQRVRLWLGTYDTPEEAARAYDEAARALRGENARTNFAPPGPATNPNSSPLVSCASSGGFVSGSDGRHAGAGLSFSSFKAKLSKNLQSIMARSSDHNKSSKSRVSDHFTFASIFHFRKYQYQNTVNPLTDMKNIEKVVQPSIIVPHNNGESSTSTEPSSWENSSISDCSAEWAHGFQQVGVDSEGSEIGEGSIMDQIMGWMDSPDNQIGRISLGDDSEEGSRSKRFKVFSSVMVPPTFSTGSPFNNNEGEISN